From the genome of Naumovozyma castellii chromosome 7, complete genome:
CCACTTTCGGTATCagacaacaacagcaacagcaacaggAACAAAGGTTGACGGGAAATACACCCTTCTCTTCCAACTTGAATAGCATTGAAAATTTACCAGCTCATCAATCTCAATCACAGGAAGAAACTGCTCAGAATCCAAGAGTGCAATTGCAAATGCAATCTCAACCGCACATCATCCCGCGTCCAAAGGTACAATTGCCCATATCTTTATCTCTGACTACTGCAAACCCAACAATCTCAGAAACTTCTGCACCAGCTGCTGTTTCTGCTTCCGATTCAGCTCTAGCAAAcgaaaacaacaataacagTAATAACATTCAATTAAGTTCTCTGAGCTCCCATATCGCTGAAATACGTCCGCATCCACCATACCAaccagcaacaacaacaacaatgcCGGAATCAGCAGCCACTACCACATCTACGACAAACGATGAGATCAATAATAACGTCagtttgaagaatttacGCCATTTCGTATACGGACCAGACCAGAAAAATGTAGCAAATTTACTACAATTGGACTTAGCACCGGGAACAGTACTTCCTGAACCAGTAGATGACGCAGTTCTACAAACAAGAAAGACCAAGAAGGGATTCTTCAGCATCAGATTGACACCATTCATTGATAGTTCCGCTACAACAAGTCAGGGTCTCTTTTTTGACCCCGTATTGAGAACCGCGGGACCAGGTTCACAGTTGGttattggaagatataCGGAAAGAGTCCGTGAAGCCATCTCAAAGATCCCAGAACACTACCACCCCGTGGTTTTCAAATCCAAAGTCGTTTCGAGAACACATGGGTCGTTCAAAGTGGATGAACAGGGGAATTGGTTCATTAGAGATGTTAAGTCGTCAAGTGGAACTTTCTTGAATCATCAACGATTGGCTCCAGCATCAACAATGTCTAAGGATGTACTGTTGCATGATGGAGATATATTACAATTAGGAATGGATTTCCGTGGTGGTACCGAGGAAATTTATAGATGTGTGAGAATGAGAGTGGAATTGAATAGATCCTGGAAATTAAAGGCAAatgcatttaataaagagGCATTACAAcgaataaaaaatttacaaatgaTGACTACGGGAACAgaacaagaggaagattGTTCCATTTGCTTGTCTAAGATTAGACCATGCCAAGCAATTTTCATTTCTCCATGTGCTCATAGTTGGCATTTCCATTGTATTAGAAGATTAGTCATGTTGTCCTACCCACAATTTGTATGCCCTAATTGTAGATCAGCTTGTGATTTGGAAGCTGCCTTGGAAAGCAGTGATGACGAATCTGAAAGTGAGATTGAAAGTGAAGGTGATCAACTTGTGGATCATTTGGGTCCGGGAGCGGTAGATGATCCAAAGAACATAAATATTGTCTAGTTCAATtccttttttctttctctctTCATTACGTTTGtctgtttgtttgttttatttatttctctttAGGACgtttattttgttcttctacCACTAACTAACTACTATTATAATTActtttaaatattatttcgTTTAAGCGcaatttatttcatttacTTATTCTTCGTCAGGAAGGCAATTGTCAATTTGAGCAAACTTTCTAGCCCAAATTTGCACCATATAAGGCATACCCATCAATAAATGAgcaaaatttgaataaaatgGTACATTAAGTTCACCTCTCTCCCCCATCTCACATTTCTGAACAATTTGATCTGCCAAGGTACCAATTTCCACGACAGGAGCGAAAAATTGTCTTGGTGCTTCAAATCCGCTAAACATAGCAGTATTAAGTTGTCCAGGAACCACCAACAGCGTGCGAATATTAGATACCCTCCTAGTTTGCAATTCCATACTATATGACTGATGGAACGCTATCAATGCAGACTTGCTAGCACCATACCCTGCCACTTTTGCAGGTGTCAGTGTACCTAAAGTACTCGCCACATTCACAATATAACATTGCCTATCATTGCTGTTTTCCTCCGGAACCAATGATTGCATGAATCGAACAGCATTGAATGTGTTTAATTGGAAAACCCTCATGCATTCATTCTGGTCTaaatgttgaaaattttgatacTTCATTCTCATCCCTGCATTATTTATAATGACCGCGATTCGTTCGCCATATTTTCGTTTTATCAAAGACAGGGTCTTCTCCATCTCCACTTGATTGGATAAATCACACTGTATAGTGACCATTCTAGGATCATCCTGTGGGCTTGAAATTTTATCCACATTTATTATCGTAATCTTGGGAACTTTATTCAGAAATCTAACAACAATAGCATGTCCCAACCCATGTGAGCCGCCTGTGATTACGACGCATGGCGATTTTATATCATTAATACTTTTCCACTTCTGAGATCCCTGACGCTTATACCATGTATTCAAACTAAGGAACGCATATAAAATAAGAGAATAGACAGAAGATATAACGAGCAGCGATTTCCAAGCGCAATTTAAAGTTTTAGTGATGTATCTACCAAATATGCATATGTTAGTGTTTGTTTCATCGATTAGCGTAGAGGAAAAAATGGAACGTACGTAGAAAAGGGTAATATAACTATACCAGGGTACTTGAGTAACGGTATTACTACCCAATACATGATTGCATCAATATTCATCGTTAATTGCTCGATGTTTACTATTGTTATTCATATCATCAATACACCGAATGTCACATTGAAAGTTTCACTGATGTCAAAATGAATAGCGTTTAATGATTACATAATCAGATATaagaatataaaaaaaacaGTTTTCTATTTAAAGTTAGGGAATGAATAATCAATCTTCCAATAATCTTAATAAGACGTATTGTAACTGGTCTTTACCCACACCAAACTTGTAAATATTATGATCACCCTCTACAATTGTCCATTCTTTTGTATTTTGAGAAATCTTAGTTAATGTTCTCTGCCAATCACCCCATTGTACAGATCTTTTGATCATTTCCTTGGAACTTACTACACTAGTCTTAATGTTTTTCAGATTATCGTTACTCTTGACGACTTCCTTGTAACTTAAGATAGAACTAGTGACACTCtccaaaaatttcattctcaagaatttttcttgataCTTCATCTCTCTACCCATAATCCTATCTCTAGATCCATGATGTTTCAAAAGCCAAGACATTTGCAAATTCCAGCCAAAGGAATTCCAAATTCCCTTCCACCACAATGGAAACTCATTGCTGGATCCAATCTCATCATAGCCTAGCCAAACTTTCTTCCTGTCTTGGTCCCCATCTTTGTCATCTCTAGAGGGAGGTAACAATTTTCTCCAATAATCTTTTAATAGTAATTCTTCATGCCATGAATCCACCAATAACAACCCTTGACACAAATCCAAATTCTGAGAACAAAATACCCTAGACACTAGCCCACCAAATCCAAACCCAACACCAACGAGGGGTCCTGTCACTTTTAATTCTTCCCTCAACACGTATTGCAATTGATCTACTACAAGAGAGATCGATACAGGACTACTCATGGAATCTGAAAATCCATAACCAGGTCTCTCGTAGATACAGTATCGGGATATCTTATTTAGATGGTACAATTCTTTAATCCAATCTGCAGATTCGTACCCTGTGTCATACCCTCCGTGTtcatatattattaatggagTGGAAGAATCTCCTGAAACATCGCCATGGCATTCGATATGCAATTGAGAAACCTTATTTTTGTCTGTCCAGTGGAACTCCGTTGAAGGTGGTTGTGCATGATGGAGGTCAAATGTGGAGAGtaaatttgttgttgttagGAAGAATAGTTGGGCAAGAAGTAATATCTTAATCAAGTTTCTTGTTGCTATAAAGATCCATTCTTTGATGGTATGCTTTGATTCATCGTATGGTTGTattgttaatgaattgTTGTAATTTAAGATGGACCAATCAAGGAGCGCCCCAACAAGGAAGGACAATGAAGTCCAAATGTAGATTGCGTTATCTGTGAAACTTATCCTTGATCTTGTAAAGTGAATGGAAtatagtaataataaattgaaaattgtCAACAGAGCTAggataatattcaatttgtaATCTGATGGAGAGTATAATCCCAAATCGTTGAACCAAAAATTGCAACAATTTGTTATCAAGGATATGAAAAGTAGGATCATGCCTTTGAATCCTGTAAGCCTGTTATTGAAtctgatattgaagaagaaatcgGAGATTAAGATCATAACAAGCCAAATAGACGTCAAAAGGATGAGAATGTTCAAGATCCATCTAGAATTGTGGATAAAAAGTCTGTAGCTTCTATGCAATTTATATCTTTCCGTTGGAATGGAAGCCTCCCTGTCTTCTTGATCCTGCTGCTCGTCTTCATTAGGTGAAGATTTCGAGTGAGACCCAAAATTTCTATGCGACTGTTTGGGGTTGGCAGTAGTGATAGCAGCGTcgttattgttgttgtcaACAGTATTAGCAGATCCAGGAATGGCGGTATCGTTCGGTAACAAAGGAGCAGTCTCCGATGTTACCTCCTGGTCATCATGAGGTTCCTGAATAGCTAGGTTGGATGCCTCGTTTGTAATGCTTCCTGACATTGTGGTATAGTTATCCTTCTGTCGATGGACCGATGAGTGGACTGTTCAATGAGATGTGACTATTGGAAAAGGGAGGCTAAAAACTCCGCAATAACTAGCAGTGAGAGGGTAATTGACAGCAACAAAAACAGCAACAGAAAACAGATaggaaacaaaaataaGTCTATCTCAAACTATGTATTTCCTCAAATATCCACAGAACTCCTCCTTCCATAAGAAAGAGTAGTGAAAGCCTCCATCTTCATTGTAGTACTAACATAAGTGTCAATGAGCACTCTCAACTGTTACCCGGAACgtcaatttgaaattttttgaataaaaaaatggaaaaacGTCTTTTATAACGATTTATATACACCTTCTATAGATACATAGGACCTCATTTACCCCAATCACACACACCATACGCCATGTCTACCGTTAGTGAACCATCTGCAGCCACATCCGACGCTAATGTCGAAAACATCACACAAGAACATGAAGTTGTACAGGACAACGACGTGAATATGGACGCATCCGACGACAACAATGAGGACgaagaagacgaagaagaagagcCAGATAGAGAAAAGGTTAAGATACTGCCTGAAGGGGCCTCCGAAGACGGGACTTGTGCCTCATTCCAAATCGTGGACGAGGATCACACTTTGGGAAACGCTCTACGTTACATTATAATGAAGAACCCTAACGTTGAATTCTGCGGTTACTCCATACCTCATCCCTCTGAAAACTTCTTGAATGTTAGAATTCAAACCTACGGAGACATTACCGCTGTGGAGGCTTTCCAGAAGGGGTTACAAGATTTAATGGATCTTTGTGACGTCGTCGAGGACAAATTCACACAAAGCATTAGAGATCTATGATCTATTTAAACAGGCAAACTCTCATAAACTCATTTAATTGTGTATATCTGTATACTAGATACCATATAACGTCGTCAATTAACATTTCTGTCATTGTAAAATTCCTTTTTCGAAGCTCATCgcaattttttttttcccgttgaaaaattttcaccGTGTAAAAAAAAACTACATGAGAATCTATATAAATGTGTACCTTTCTTCCCTCATCGCTTATTTCCCTTCCTTCCCTCCTTCTAACTTTCACATTTTTAACACAAAAGGATAACTAACcaaaataaatcatcaataataatgtcttTCGGTGGCGGTAGAGATCAACAATTCAACAAATCCAATTATAACTCACGTGGAGGAGACTCCCGTGGTTTCAGAGCTTCAGACAGAAACTCATATACCCATCAAGGTAACGGTCGTCCTTACGAAGGCGGTAGAGGTGGTGGTAGACCTCAATTCAGTGGTCCTCAAGAACTAGTTAAGCCAAACTGGGAACAAGAATTGCCAAACTTAccaacttttgaaaaaaatttctaCGTCGAACATGAAACCGTTCAAAATAGAACTGAAGCTGAAATTGCTCAATTTagaaaggaaaatgaaatgacCATCTCTGGTCATGACATTCCAAAGCCAATCACAACTTTCGATGAGGCTGGGTTCCCTGACTACGTCTTAAACGAAGTCAAAGCTGAAGGGTTCGACAAACCAACTGGTATTCAATGTCAAGGTTGGCCAATGGCTTTATCCGGTAGAGATATGATTGGTGTTGCTGCTACTGGTTCTGGTAAGACTTTGTCGTATTGTTTGCCAGGTATTGTCCATATCAATGCTCAACCTTTGTTGGCTCCAGGTGATGGTCCAATTGTGTTGGTCTTGGCTCCAACAAGAGAATTAGCTgttcaaattcaaaaggaaTGTTCCAAGTTTGGTCATTCTTCTAGAATTAGAAACACTTGTGTTTACGGTGGTGTCCCTCGTGGTCAACAAATTAGAGACTTATCCAGAGGGTCAGAAATCGTTATTGCCACTCCAGGTAGATTGATTGATATGTTGGAAATCGGTAAGACTAACTTGAAGAGAGTCACTTATTTGGTGTTAGATGAAGCTGATAGAATGTTAGATATGGGGTTCGAACCTCAAATTAGAAAGATTGTCGATCAAATTAGACCAGATAGACAAACTTTAATGTGGTCCGCTACTTGGCCAAAGGAAGTCAAGCAATTGGCTAgtgattatttgaatgatcCAATTCAAGTCCAAATTGGTTCTTTGGAATTATCTGCTTCTCACAACATTACTCAATTAGTCGAAGTCGTGTCCGAATTCGAAAAGAGAGATCGTTTGTTGAAACATTTGGAAACTGCTTCTCAAGATCAAGAATCTaagattttgatttttgCCTCTACAAAGAGAACTTGTGATGAAGTTACTAAATATTTGAGAGAAGATGGATGGCCTGCTTTGGCTATCCATGGTGATAAAGAccaaagagaaagagattGGGtcttggaagaatttagaTCTGGTAGATCTCCTATTATGGTTGCCACTGATGTGGCCGCTAGAGGTATTGGTatgtttaatttttatttttcaaaattttttgAGTTTCACCTTTTGTTTTTACAAGTCCAAAATTGCTActaattttattttgtttttaatGAGTCCATCCCAACATGAAAGATAATATTCCACAAgttaatgataatgaatgaCATGATAcagttgttgttttttttGACTGAAAATCagtaattttttttgttcaatttttttttttttttttttgttattttttaCAATTTCACATTCTTTTCCATTGCGTCAGGCAGGATACTGAAGTCttattttaaattcaagatgataattttgAGTGGTTTCAAAATAGGCATCTTGGTTTATTAAAATAAGctagaaaagaagaagaaagcaatcttaataaagaagatgatga
Proteins encoded in this window:
- the DMA2 gene encoding ubiquitin-conjugating protein DMA2 (ancestral locus Anc_2.157), producing the protein MTGHITGGSNSNTNSNINTSANSNNSRSNTPQPPAIAQTRTSARTRGSSFNSLWSTFGIRQQQQQQQEQRLTGNTPFSSNLNSIENLPAHQSQSQEETAQNPRVQLQMQSQPHIIPRPKVQLPISLSLTTANPTISETSAPAAVSASDSALANENNNNSNNIQLSSLSSHIAEIRPHPPYQPATTTTMPESAATTTSTTNDEINNNVSLKNLRHFVYGPDQKNVANLLQLDLAPGTVLPEPVDDAVLQTRKTKKGFFSIRLTPFIDSSATTSQGLFFDPVLRTAGPGSQLVIGRYTERVREAISKIPEHYHPVVFKSKVVSRTHGSFKVDEQGNWFIRDVKSSSGTFLNHQRLAPASTMSKDVLLHDGDILQLGMDFRGGTEEIYRCVRMRVELNRSWKLKANAFNKEALQRIKNLQMMTTGTEQEEDCSICLSKIRPCQAIFISPCAHSWHFHCIRRLVMLSYPQFVCPNCRSACDLEAALESSDDESESEIESEGDQLVDHLGPGAVDDPKNINIV
- the TDA5 gene encoding Tda5p (ancestral locus Anc_4.306); protein product: MVTIQCDLSNQVEMEKTLSLIKRKYGERIAVIINNAGMRMKYQNFQHLDQNECMRVFQLNTFNAVRFMQSLVPEENSNDRQCYIVNVASTLGTLTPAKVAGYGASKSALIAFHQSYSMELQTRRVSNIRTLLVVPGQLNTAMFSGFEAPRQFFAPVVEIGTLADQIVQKCEMGERGELNVPFYSNFAHLLMGMPYMVQIWARKFAQIDNCLPDEE
- the NCAS0G02540 gene encoding uncharacterized protein (ancestral locus Anc_2.158), with protein sequence MSGSITNEASNLAIQEPHDDQEVTSETAPLLPNDTAIPGSANTVDNNNNDAAITTANPKQSHRNFGSHSKSSPNEDEQQDQEDREASIPTERYKLHRSYRLFIHNSRWILNILILLTSIWLVMILISDFFFNIRFNNRLTGFKGMILLFISLITNCCNFWFNDLGLYSPSDYKLNIILALLTIFNLLLLYSIHFTRSRISFTDNAIYIWTSLSFLVGALLDWSILNYNNSLTIQPYDESKHTIKEWIFIATRNLIKILLLAQLFFLTTTNLLSTFDLHHAQPPSTEFHWTDKNKVSQLHIECHGDVSGDSSTPLIIYEHGGYDTGYESADWIKELYHLNKISRYCIYERPGYGFSDSMSSPVSISLVVDQLQYVLREELKVTGPLVGVGFGFGGLVSRVFCSQNLDLCQGLLLVDSWHEELLLKDYWRKLLPPSRDDKDGDQDRKKVWLGYDEIGSSNEFPLWWKGIWNSFGWNLQMSWLLKHHGSRDRIMGREMKYQEKFLRMKFLESVTSSILSYKEVVKSNDNLKNIKTSVVSSKEMIKRSVQWGDWQRTLTKISQNTKEWTIVEGDHNIYKFGVGKDQLQYVLLRLLED
- the RPC19 gene encoding DNA-directed RNA polymerase core subunit RPC19 (ancestral locus Anc_2.163), encoding MSTVSEPSAATSDANVENITQEHEVVQDNDVNMDASDDNNEDEEDEEEEPDREKVKILPEGASEDGTCASFQIVDEDHTLGNALRYIIMKNPNVEFCGYSIPHPSENFLNVRIQTYGDITAVEAFQKGLQDLMDLCDVVEDKFTQSIRDL
- the DBP2 gene encoding DEAD-box ATP-dependent RNA helicase DBP2 (ancestral locus Anc_2.164), which produces MSFGGGRDQQFNKSNYNSRGGDSRGFRASDRNSYTHQGNGRPYEGGRGGGRPQFSGPQELVKPNWEQELPNLPTFEKNFYVEHETVQNRTEAEIAQFRKENEMTISGHDIPKPITTFDEAGFPDYVLNEVKAEGFDKPTGIQCQGWPMALSGRDMIGVAATGSGKTLSYCLPGIVHINAQPLLAPGDGPIVLVLAPTRELAVQIQKECSKFGHSSRIRNTCVYGGVPRGQQIRDLSRGSEIVIATPGRLIDMLEIGKTNLKRVTYLVLDEADRMLDMGFEPQIRKIVDQIRPDRQTLMWSATWPKEVKQLASDYLNDPIQVQIGSLELSASHNITQLVEVVSEFEKRDRLLKHLETASQDQESKILIFASTKRTCDEVTKYLREDGWPALAIHGDKDQRERDWVLEEFRSGRSPIMVATDVAARGIDVKGINYVINYDMPGNIEDYVHRIGRTGRAGATGTAISFFTEGNKSLGAPLISIMREAKQNIPEDLLKYDRRARGPHPRYGGGGYGGRGGYGRGGRGGYGRGNGGYGGGRGGYGGSRDGGWNRNGGGNRY